From the genome of Thunnus thynnus chromosome 1, fThuThy2.1, whole genome shotgun sequence, one region includes:
- the socs4 gene encoding suppressor of cytokine signaling 4 — protein MSEKKPRGSDTRPKCGLRSWSADSYIWRGKKRSRSSRNGSSPGGLEADGTEELGVRSTSCPRRRRERKCSCSTLGDALTSADIDMVCRKALSRRSLRQKFQDAVGQCLPLRSHHHHHHHHHHPPGSSRPLSVLFWSKRKIHVSELMQDKCPFSPKSELARCWHLIKNHVTHPNALKDLEVPLKTSVSSSSISPPQTPLSWEDICCSPGPVGTSLEDRDTSCPHRGAEGSCSHTDYVLVPDLLQINNNPCYWGVLNRFEAEELLEGQPEGTFLLRDSAQDEFLFSVSFRRYSRSLHARIEQNGKRFSFDVRDPCMYRDPSVTGLLRHYSDPATCLFFEPLLSQPLPRTFPFSLQHLCRAVICSCTTYQGIENLPLPPQLRDYLQQYHIKCDGACAV, from the coding sequence ATGTCAGAGAAGAAGCCACGGGGCTCAGACACTCGTCCCAAATGTGGTCTCCGCAGTTGGAGTGCTGACAGTTACATTTGGCGAGGGAAGAAGCGCTCACGAAGCTCTCGCAACGGGTCGAGTCCAGGAGGGCTTGAGGCAGACGGGACGGAGGAGCTGGGCGTGCGATCAACATCCTGTCCCAGGCGgcgcagagagagaaagtgtagCTGCAGCACACTTGGGGATGCATTGACGTCTGCAGACATTGATATGGTGTGTCGAAAGGCCTTGTCCCGGCGCTCGCTGCGGCAGAAGTTCCAGGATGCTGTGGGGCAGTGTTTACCTCTGCGCtctcaccatcaccaccatcatcatcaccaccacccaccGGGCTCCTCTCGTCCCTTATCGGTGCTCTTCTGGTCCAAACGCAAGATCCACGTCTCAGAGCTCATGCAGGACAAGTGTCCCTTCTCACCCAAGTCTGAACTTGCCCGCTGTTGGCACCTTATAAAAAATCACGTCACCCATCCGAATGCCCTCAAGGACCTGGAAGTTCCCCTCAAAACCAGTGTCTCATCATCTTCCATTTCCCCACCACAGACACCCCTCTCCTGGGAAGACATCTGCTGCTCCCCTGGGCCTGTAGGCACCAGCCTGGAGGACAGGGATACTTCTTGTCCTCACAGGGGGGCAGAGGGCAGCTGCAGCCACACTGACTATGTCCTGGTTCCTGATCTCCTCCAGATCAACAACAACCCCTGCTACTGGGGGGTGTTGAACCGCTTTGAGGCAGAGGAGCTCTTAGAGGGTCAACCAGAGGGAACCTTCCTGCTCCGAGACTCTGCCCAGGATGAGTTCCTCTTCTCAGTCAGCTTTCGACGCTACAGCCGCTCCCTGCACGCACGCATTGAGCAGAACGGCAAGCGTTTCAGCTTTGACGTGCGTGACCCATGCATGTACCGGGATCCCAGTGTGACAGGACTGCTGAGACACTACAGTGACCCGGCAACCTGCCTCTTCTTTGAGCCCCTCCTTTCCCAGCCGCTACCCAGGACCTTTCCTTTCTCCCTCCAGCACCTGTGCAGGGCTGTGATCTGTAGCTGCACCACATACCAGGGCATAGAGAACCTGCCGCTGCCACCTCAGCTCAGGGACTACCTCCAACAGTATCATATCAAGTGTGATGGGGCCTGTGCTGTGTGA